A genomic window from Emys orbicularis isolate rEmyOrb1 chromosome 8, rEmyOrb1.hap1, whole genome shotgun sequence includes:
- the SSX2IP gene encoding afadin- and alpha-actinin-binding protein — translation MGDWKTITVPALSSASKIPYQNTSEKKNRSTCGTSEKKMSPSSLNMQQVLRSPLPLSKSTHSFFSAFCTEENVEQSISYLNRELTTLGFPSLYSECKDKELNVVSVLNCMNELLVLQRKNLRAQEEVEIQHLKLGSDMDHLQNCYAKVKEQLETSRREIVGLQERDRQQQCKNRNLHQLLKNEKDEVQKLQNIIASRATQYNHDMKRKEREYNKLKERLHQLVMNKKDKKIAMDVLNYVGRVDGKRGAWRTGKTEARNEEEMYKVLLGGYEQRQKQLLVENAELKKVLQQMKKEMISLLPPQKQKPKERAEDGIGPVLSDMEEDAVELNKENMWELSCETVREQLTNSIRKQWRMLKNHVEKLDNQVSRAHSGALNGSDVISREDHELETEKLELEIQQCKEMIKTQQQLLQQQLMSPCDDDTSMLLQDCYLLEERERLQEEWKLFREQKKNFERERRSFTEAAIRLGLERKAFEEDRGAWLKQQFLSMTSDHKNSEHVKTQSAYSGSSDPDNQLMNFRSRQKKPHCLPSVPPSEELCQTIQHIPHNSNSSVVLNKTTEDSKPKQWKGLNKAETE, via the exons ATGGGAGATTGGAAGACTATTACAGTGCCAGCACTGTCATCAG CTAGCAAAATCCCTTATCAGAATACCtcagaaaaaaagaacaggagtacttgtggcacctcagaaaAAAAGATGTCCCCTTCAAGTTTAAACATGCAACAAGTGCTACGCTCGCCACTGCCTTTGTCCAAAAGTACGCACAGCTTTTTCAGTGCCTTCTGCACAGAAGAGAATGTTGAACAGAGCATCTCCTATCTTAACAGG GAGTTGACAACATTAGGTTTCCCTTCTCTTTATTCGGAGTGCAAAGATAAAGAATTAAATGTAGTATCGGTCTTAAATTGTATGAATGAACTGCTTGTACTCCAACGCAAGAACCTCCGAGCTCAGGAAGAGGTGGAAATCCAGCATCTGAAACTGGGTAGTGATATGGACCACCTGCAGAACTGCTATGCTAAAGTAAAG GAGCAACTGGAAACTTCTAGAAGGGAAATAGTGGGACTTCAAGAAAGAGACAGACAACAGCAATGTAAGAACAGAAATCTGCACCAGttacttaaaaatgaaaaagatgag gtacaaaaattacaaaatattatTGCAAGTCGTGCTACTCAGTACAATCATGATATgaagaggaaagaaagagaatACAACAAACTAAAAGAGCGCTTACATCAACTAGTCATGAACAAAAAGGATAAAAAAATAG CTATGGATGTTCTAAATTACGTAGGTAGAGTTGATGGGAAGAGAGGTGCTTGGAGAACTGGTAAAACAGAAGCCAG GAATGAAGAAGAAATGTACAAAGTTCTTTTAGGTGGCTATGAACAACGTCAAAAACAGCTTCTAGTGGAAAATGCTGAGCTCAAGAAAGTTCTTCAGCAAATGAAGAAAGAGATGATTTCACTTCTCCCACCACAGAAACAGAAACCTAAGGAAAGAGCTGAAGATGGCATTGGGCCG GTACTATCAGACATGGAGGAAGATGCTGTAGAATTAAATAAAGAGAATATGTGGGAACTTTCTTGTGAAACTGTGCGAGAACAGCTTACCAACAGCAttagaaagcagtggagaatgcTGAAAAATCATGTTGAAAAACTGGATAACCAAG tGTCACGTGCACATTCAGGGGCTTTGAATGGCAGCGATGTAATTTCAAGAGAGGACCATGAACTGGAAACTGAAAAGCTAGAATTAGAAATTCAGCAATGCAAAGAAATGATCAAAACTCAGCAACAACTATTACAG CAGCAGCTTATGTCTCCATGTGATGATGATACCTCTATGTTACTACAGGACTGTTATTTGTTGGAAGAAAGAGAGCGCCTCCAGGAAGAATGGAAACTATTTAGAGAACAAAAAAAGAACTTTGAGAGAGAGCGAAGAAGTTTTACAGAAGCTGCTATTAGATTAGGACTTGAG AGAAAGGCATTTGAAGAAGATAGAGGGGCTTGGCTGAAGCAACAGTTTTTGAGCATGACTTCTGATCACAAGAACTCTGAACATGTGAAAACTCAAAGTGCCTACTCAGGAA GTTCTGACCCAGACAATCAGTTAATGAACTTCAGGTCTCGGCAAAAGAAACCTCACTGCTTGCCTAGTGTACCTCCTTCAGAGGAACTTTGCCAGACAATTCAGCATATCCCACACAACAG CAATTCGAGTGTTGTATTGAATAAAACTACTGAAGACAGCAAGCCAAAGCAATGGAAGGGACTCAACAAAGCAGAAACTGAATAA